One segment of Spirochaetota bacterium DNA contains the following:
- a CDS encoding type II toxin-antitoxin system RelE/ParE family toxin codes for MAYEILFHPIAQQELNDLDGSVRQKVIRQIAKLRESPRLGEELGNRAGMNLTGYRKLYVDNRRVRIVYEIIEDEVRVYIIAIGKREDMQVYRDTQRRIPR; via the coding sequence ATGGCATACGAGATCCTATTTCATCCCATTGCTCAGCAGGAATTGAACGATCTTGACGGGAGCGTCAGGCAGAAGGTGATCAGGCAGATCGCGAAGCTTCGAGAGAGCCCCAGACTTGGTGAAGAACTTGGCAATCGTGCCGGAATGAATCTCACCGGCTATCGGAAACTGTATGTGGACAATAGACGTGTTCGGATCGTATATGAAATTATCGAGGACGAAGTACGAGTGTATATTATCGCGATCGGTAAACGCGAGGATATGCAGGTCTATAGAGACACGCAGAGACGGATCCCCAGATAG
- a CDS encoding prevent-host-death protein translates to MISYLKNELVSATSITRHFGDLLSKLRSQQLKRIAVIRNNSMEAIILPVEEYERLAEAASLREHRDIYSTVSKRRRTPRSRFVPFKEAVKRS, encoded by the coding sequence ATGATCAGTTACCTCAAGAATGAACTGGTATCCGCCACAAGTATTACCCGCCATTTCGGTGATCTGTTGTCGAAGCTTCGCTCACAACAGTTGAAACGTATTGCTGTGATCCGTAACAACAGCATGGAGGCGATCATACTGCCCGTCGAGGAATATGAACGTCTGGCGGAGGCGGCATCGTTACGTGAACATCGTGATATTTATAGTACGGTTAGTAAACGACGCCGAACACCCCGCAGTCGATTTGTTCCGTTCAAAGAAGCGGTGAAACGCTCGTAA